From a single Desulfofundulus luciae genomic region:
- the purQ gene encoding phosphoribosylformylglycinamidine synthase I: MKKPRVCVLRTDGTNCDRETGYAFERAGGDPHLVHVNQLRAGKKKLTEYQILVIPGGFSYGDDVHSGKILAVELTSFLKEQLQEFVDSGKPVLGICNGFQVLVRTGLLPAAKMGDIRTTLMHNDSGRFECRWVHLRVEDTPCIFTRGLAGRVLHFQAAHGEGKFYTDAQTLAGIEAGKQVVFRYSTSNGDPTSIYPHNPNGSLAAIAGICDPSGRVLGLMPHPERFVDLTQHPNWRRQQFHEPHGLPIFRNAVAYAQEM; this comes from the coding sequence ATGAAAAAACCGCGGGTGTGTGTTTTGCGTACCGATGGTACCAACTGCGACCGGGAAACCGGTTATGCCTTTGAACGGGCGGGAGGGGACCCCCATCTGGTGCACGTCAACCAACTCCGGGCAGGAAAGAAAAAGCTTACTGAATACCAGATTCTGGTTATTCCCGGCGGCTTTTCCTACGGGGATGACGTACACTCGGGCAAAATACTGGCCGTGGAACTGACCTCTTTCCTAAAGGAGCAGTTACAGGAATTTGTGGATAGCGGCAAGCCGGTGCTCGGGATTTGCAACGGTTTTCAGGTACTAGTCCGTACCGGACTTCTGCCTGCAGCTAAAATGGGGGACATCAGAACCACCCTCATGCACAACGACAGCGGCCGCTTTGAGTGCCGCTGGGTTCACCTGCGGGTGGAAGACACGCCCTGTATCTTTACGCGAGGACTGGCCGGCAGGGTATTGCATTTCCAGGCCGCCCACGGTGAAGGCAAATTTTATACCGATGCCCAGACTCTGGCCGGCATCGAAGCGGGCAAGCAGGTGGTTTTCCGTTACTCCACCAGCAACGGTGACCCCACCAGCATTTATCCCCACAACCCCAACGGCTCTCTGGCCGCCATTGCCGGCATTTGCGATCCCAGCGGACGGGTGCTGGGGCTGATGCCCCATCCGGAACGTTTCGTAGATCTCACCCAGCACCCCAACTGGCGGCGCCAGCAATTCCACGAACCCCACGGCCTGCCCATTTTCCGCAACGCCGTGGCTTATGCTCAAGAGATGTGA
- a CDS encoding DsrE family protein → MKVLFHINEVDRWPRVLTNINNFLRDIGTGKASILVLANGLGVLAYSLGKQDLIKEMENLHEQGVTFIACRNALNTYNISENKLPAFVTVVPAGITEIVQKQAQGYAYIKP, encoded by the coding sequence ATGAAGGTGCTTTTTCATATTAATGAAGTAGACCGCTGGCCAAGGGTGTTAACCAATATTAATAATTTTTTACGGGATATCGGCACCGGCAAGGCCAGCATCCTGGTGTTGGCCAACGGCCTCGGCGTGCTTGCGTACAGCCTGGGCAAGCAGGATTTAATTAAAGAGATGGAGAATTTGCATGAACAGGGAGTAACGTTTATTGCCTGTCGGAACGCCTTAAATACATACAACATCAGTGAAAACAAGCTGCCCGCCTTTGTCACCGTGGTGCCGGCGGGGATCACCGAAATAGTGCAGAAACAGGCTCAGGGATACGCTTACATCAAGCCCTGA
- a CDS encoding universal stress protein yields MYRKILVPVDGSHRAALAAEHGAQLAKHFKAHLTIFHVIPPLPSYVNKYEDRLGEVYHNIEKQMEENGAEILNRVKEELAHYGLDLEVKSIWGNPAEEICREAREGRYDIIVMGSRGLGEIRGYLMGSVSNRVVRHAPCPVLIVR; encoded by the coding sequence ATGTATCGCAAAATACTTGTCCCAGTGGATGGTTCCCACCGGGCGGCCCTGGCTGCCGAACATGGGGCGCAATTGGCCAAGCATTTCAAAGCCCACCTAACTATCTTTCACGTCATACCGCCCCTGCCGTCTTATGTAAATAAGTACGAGGACAGGTTGGGCGAAGTCTACCACAATATTGAAAAGCAAATGGAGGAAAATGGAGCAGAGATTTTAAATCGGGTTAAGGAGGAACTGGCGCACTACGGCCTGGATTTAGAAGTTAAATCCATTTGGGGCAACCCGGCGGAGGAAATTTGCCGGGAAGCCCGGGAAGGTCGCTACGACATCATTGTCATGGGCAGCCGTGGTCTTGGGGAAATCCGCGGTTATTTGATGGGCAGCGTAAGCAACCGGGTGGTTCGTCATGCTCCCTGCCCGGTGCTCATCGTCCGCTAA
- a CDS encoding N-acetyltransferase — MNIRKARITDMESVHRLINYYADQGLMLARPRSALYEAVREFTVAEEKGQIVGAGSLHIIWEDLAEIRALAVDPRYTRRGIGRRLVQSFLEEARELGLPRVFALTYQSGFFIKCGFQPIPKEKLPQKVWKECINCPKFPNCEEEAVIIELVRTLQ, encoded by the coding sequence ATGAACATTCGCAAGGCCAGAATTACCGATATGGAATCGGTGCACAGGTTAATCAATTATTACGCGGACCAGGGACTGATGCTGGCCCGTCCCCGCTCCGCTCTGTACGAGGCCGTAAGGGAATTTACGGTAGCCGAAGAAAAAGGGCAGATTGTAGGTGCCGGCTCCCTGCACATCATCTGGGAAGACCTGGCGGAAATCCGGGCCCTGGCGGTAGACCCTCGCTACACCCGCCGGGGCATTGGGCGCCGCCTGGTGCAATCTTTTCTCGAGGAAGCCCGGGAACTGGGGCTTCCCCGGGTTTTTGCCCTCACTTACCAGTCGGGCTTTTTTATCAAATGCGGTTTTCAGCCCATCCCCAAGGAAAAGCTGCCCCAGAAGGTGTGGAAGGAGTGCATCAACTGCCCCAAGTTCCCCAACTGTGAAGAGGAGGCAGTGATCATCGAGCTGGTTAGAACCCTGCAATAG
- a CDS encoding YkgJ family cysteine cluster protein — protein MANEKPLLSSDSKFHFSCHPGLSCFTHCCRDVNIYLSPFDVLRMRKRLGLSSGEFLDRYTVSLIGEGTGLPVVLLKMDEEQDKKCPFVTPRGCQIYDDRPWACRMFPLDRCSEYDQFTILTDPSRCRGLEEPQELYVEDYLREQGLFIYEDVEAIFKLLSNSPRVLNEKVANPRIVQMYYMACYDLDKFRQFVFESRFLDVFEVDPEVVERIKTDDLELLQFGFKWLQFGLVMGDALKIKEEVLQEAKKKQAAREG, from the coding sequence ATGGCCAATGAAAAACCGCTACTGAGCAGTGACAGCAAGTTTCACTTTTCCTGTCATCCGGGACTTTCCTGTTTTACCCACTGTTGCCGGGATGTAAACATTTACCTCTCACCTTTTGACGTACTGCGCATGCGCAAAAGGTTGGGACTTTCCTCGGGGGAATTTCTGGATCGTTATACCGTCTCCTTAATTGGGGAAGGAACCGGTTTACCCGTGGTACTCTTGAAAATGGATGAAGAACAGGATAAAAAGTGCCCCTTTGTAACTCCCCGGGGGTGTCAGATCTATGATGATCGCCCCTGGGCGTGTCGCATGTTTCCTTTAGACAGGTGTTCCGAATACGATCAGTTCACTATCTTAACCGACCCGTCCCGCTGCCGGGGCCTGGAAGAGCCTCAAGAGCTGTATGTAGAAGATTACCTCAGGGAGCAAGGACTGTTCATCTATGAAGATGTAGAGGCCATCTTCAAGCTGCTTTCCAACAGCCCCCGGGTTCTGAACGAAAAGGTGGCCAACCCGCGCATTGTCCAGATGTATTACATGGCCTGCTATGATCTGGACAAGTTCAGGCAGTTTGTCTTTGAAAGCAGGTTCCTTGATGTTTTTGAAGTGGATCCCGAAGTCGTGGAACGGATCAAAACCGACGACCTGGAATTGTTGCAGTTTGGGTTTAAATGGCTGCAATTTGGTTTGGTGATGGGAGACGCCCTGAAGATCAAGGAGGAGGTTCTCCAGGAAGCTAAAAAGAAACAGGCTGCCCGTGAGGGCTAA
- a CDS encoding thiamine pyrophosphate-dependent enzyme produces MSVQPVMPKCWRVDTKPHKFCPGCGHGLVLKALGDAIDELGIQDRAVFGCDIGCSLLSWDFFNLDTVQTHHGRTTPVMTGIKRARPELICIAYMGDGGGYAIGSQHLVNAAVRNEKITVILANNTVYAMTGGQMAPTTMPDQKTETSPYGRDPLKMGYPMLGPEMVAAITREGAYVARGTIANLRQLKGYLKKALENQVAGNGFSFVEVLSSCPTNWRTNAEKTWKYIEEVMPKFFKVGEIKIPGTGRGMGEKTEI; encoded by the coding sequence ATGAGTGTACAACCGGTAATGCCTAAATGCTGGCGGGTGGATACCAAACCCCACAAATTCTGTCCCGGTTGCGGCCACGGCCTGGTCCTGAAAGCCCTGGGAGATGCCATTGATGAGCTGGGCATTCAGGACCGGGCCGTCTTTGGCTGTGACATTGGGTGTTCACTGCTGTCCTGGGATTTTTTTAACCTCGATACCGTGCAAACCCACCATGGCCGCACTACTCCGGTGATGACGGGCATCAAAAGGGCGCGGCCAGAACTGATCTGTATAGCCTACATGGGGGATGGGGGCGGCTATGCCATTGGCTCCCAGCACCTGGTCAATGCCGCGGTACGCAACGAAAAAATTACCGTTATTTTGGCCAACAACACCGTCTATGCCATGACCGGCGGCCAGATGGCTCCCACCACCATGCCCGATCAGAAAACGGAAACCAGCCCCTACGGCCGGGATCCCCTGAAAATGGGCTATCCCATGCTGGGACCGGAGATGGTTGCCGCCATCACCCGGGAAGGAGCCTACGTGGCCCGGGGCACCATAGCCAACCTGCGCCAGTTGAAGGGCTATTTAAAAAAGGCTTTAGAAAACCAAGTGGCCGGAAATGGCTTTTCCTTTGTGGAAGTCTTATCTTCCTGTCCCACCAACTGGCGAACCAATGCGGAAAAAACCTGGAAATATATCGAAGAAGTTATGCCCAAATTTTTTAAGGTAGGAGAAATAAAGATTCCGGGAACCGGCAGGGGAATGGGGGAAAAGACAGAAATATAA
- a CDS encoding nitrilase family protein, translated as MKNLRIALVQMQVTIGDVKKNREKMAAFVEEAAGRKVEMILFPELCVQGYNRERAREFAEPIPGESTNHISQLARSFNMVILAGLAEASGGDKPYITQVVAYPDGRVDKYRKTHLGRSEKPYFTPGDQLPVFETEKARFGIEICWDLHFPEVTTVLSLQGAEIIFAPHASPTIVGDRRDIWLKYLSARAYDNSVFVAACNLVGPTGENQEFCGGALVIDPKGNVVAEDFRGKEGLLVVDLDSRLINTIRHNEATSMRHSFYLQSRRPELYQLLVNTQLTN; from the coding sequence ATGAAAAATCTGCGTATTGCCCTGGTCCAAATGCAGGTAACCATTGGCGACGTGAAAAAGAACCGGGAAAAAATGGCTGCCTTTGTGGAGGAAGCGGCCGGCAGGAAGGTGGAGATGATTCTCTTCCCCGAGCTATGCGTGCAGGGATATAACCGGGAAAGGGCCCGGGAATTTGCCGAACCCATTCCCGGGGAAAGCACAAACCACATCAGCCAGCTCGCCCGCTCCTTTAACATGGTCATACTGGCCGGGCTGGCTGAAGCCTCCGGCGGTGACAAACCCTACATCACCCAGGTAGTAGCGTACCCCGACGGCAGGGTAGATAAATACCGTAAAACTCATTTGGGCAGGAGCGAAAAACCATATTTTACCCCCGGCGACCAGTTACCGGTTTTCGAAACGGAAAAGGCCCGGTTCGGTATTGAAATTTGCTGGGACTTGCATTTCCCCGAAGTTACCACCGTGCTTTCTTTGCAGGGCGCAGAAATTATTTTTGCCCCCCACGCTTCACCTACCATTGTGGGAGACCGGAGGGATATCTGGCTCAAGTATCTCTCTGCCCGGGCCTACGATAACAGCGTGTTTGTAGCGGCCTGCAACCTGGTAGGGCCGACCGGGGAAAACCAGGAATTTTGTGGCGGCGCGCTGGTTATTGATCCCAAGGGTAATGTGGTGGCCGAAGATTTTCGGGGAAAAGAAGGATTGCTGGTAGTTGACCTGGACTCCCGGCTCATCAATACCATCCGCCACAATGAGGCTACCAGTATGCGCCATAGCTTTTACCTGCAGTCCAGAAGACCAGAGTTATATCAATTATTAGTAAATACCCAATTAACAAATTAA
- the purL gene encoding phosphoribosylformylglycinamidine synthase subunit PurL produces the protein MAIVEIRVMNRPFLPDPAGEEVLYEIKHALGINTIQRVRTAKVYRFEGIDESKAHLLAEKLLAEAVFQDYTINAPIIKDAPAVVEVAYKPGVMNPEAASLMKAARDLGIEGLVAADSSREYGFYGPDINTRDIEIILDRLLVNATVERVVTEKPATLLISGQSGWTEIIPLRGMSDAELMELSRDKLFLNLEEMHAIQDYFKAIGRDPTDCEIETLAQTWSEHCGHKTFKARLLVDGKEKKPLLKRLQDATATANHPLVLSAFVDNSGVMEFYDGWAVCGKVETHNSPSAIEPYGGAMTGSGGVFRDVMGTGQGARVIASTDMFCFAPPDTPREDIPPGCLSPHYLLRRVVAGVRDYGNRMGIPTNNGSVHFHRDFRAKPSVIVGAYGLLPVERCRKGQPRPGDLAVVIGGRTGRDGIHGATFSSGEMTHRTTEVNASAVQIGHPIEEKRVADAVLAASEAGLIRAITDCGAGGFASALGEMGEKTGVRVWLERVPLKYQGLKPWEIWLSESQERMVIAVSPENLERLLEICRGLNVEATVLAEFTSDRRLVVTYENETICDLDMEFLHHGLPKRLLTARWQQPALADPQVSIPENWDEIYCQVMGHLNVCSKEPIVRMYDHGVQGSCALAPFGGVEQDGPNDAVVLTPLLGSPAAVVISHGLNPVLNLIDPYYGSLWAATEAVSNAVAVGANPKELVLIDNFIWPFPDEEALGALDRAVDACVDFVRATGMPFISGKDSLSSTYRGDGGEVIKIPPVLCVSVFGRLPDVRRTVSADFKGSSNLIVLVGQRNPSEMAGSVYFDLAGCLGKNLPRINLEVVTRVWEGIHRAIQEEKILACHDISEGGLATALAEMCFGGGVGARITIPAGERPDYFLFNETSGCFLVEMTPTEKPEKTFAGLPHLVLGQTTDDPAVVVEQGGRRLCSVPLADLKRSWQEPMARVFGTPGAGHGQEVGV, from the coding sequence GTGGCTATTGTTGAGATCAGGGTCATGAACCGTCCTTTCCTGCCCGATCCGGCGGGAGAGGAGGTTCTCTATGAGATAAAACATGCCCTGGGCATAAATACGATCCAAAGGGTACGTACGGCCAAGGTTTACCGTTTTGAAGGCATCGATGAGTCAAAGGCCCATCTGCTGGCCGAAAAACTGCTGGCCGAAGCAGTTTTCCAGGATTATACCATCAACGCCCCCATCATCAAAGACGCTCCGGCAGTAGTGGAAGTGGCCTATAAGCCGGGGGTCATGAACCCCGAGGCCGCATCATTGATGAAAGCCGCCCGGGACCTGGGGATTGAGGGGCTGGTGGCCGCCGATTCCAGCCGGGAATATGGTTTCTACGGCCCGGACATCAATACACGGGATATTGAAATCATCCTTGACCGGCTGCTGGTCAATGCCACCGTGGAGCGGGTGGTTACTGAAAAACCCGCCACCCTCCTCATCTCGGGCCAATCGGGCTGGACCGAAATCATACCCCTGCGCGGGATGAGCGATGCGGAATTGATGGAATTGAGCCGCGACAAACTCTTCCTGAACCTGGAAGAAATGCACGCCATCCAGGATTACTTTAAAGCCATCGGCAGGGATCCCACGGACTGTGAAATAGAAACCCTGGCCCAAACCTGGTCCGAGCACTGCGGCCATAAAACCTTTAAGGCGCGCCTCCTGGTTGACGGCAAGGAAAAGAAACCCCTTTTAAAACGTTTGCAGGATGCAACTGCCACGGCCAACCACCCCCTGGTGCTTTCAGCATTTGTTGATAACTCCGGGGTAATGGAGTTTTACGACGGTTGGGCTGTCTGCGGCAAAGTAGAAACCCATAATTCCCCTTCTGCCATTGAGCCCTACGGGGGGGCCATGACGGGCAGCGGGGGGGTATTCAGGGATGTCATGGGTACGGGCCAGGGGGCCCGGGTAATCGCTTCTACAGATATGTTCTGCTTTGCACCGCCCGATACCCCCCGGGAAGATATTCCCCCCGGTTGTCTCTCCCCCCATTATCTGCTGCGCCGGGTGGTGGCCGGGGTGCGGGACTACGGCAACCGTATGGGCATCCCTACCAATAACGGCTCGGTTCACTTCCACCGTGACTTCCGGGCCAAGCCCTCGGTGATCGTGGGGGCATATGGGCTGTTGCCTGTGGAACGCTGCCGGAAAGGCCAGCCCCGGCCGGGAGATTTGGCCGTGGTCATCGGCGGGAGGACGGGCCGGGACGGTATTCACGGGGCCACCTTTTCCAGCGGGGAAATGACCCACCGGACTACCGAGGTAAATGCCAGTGCCGTCCAGATCGGCCATCCCATCGAAGAAAAGCGCGTGGCCGATGCAGTGCTGGCGGCCAGCGAAGCCGGTCTAATCAGGGCCATCACCGATTGTGGGGCTGGGGGATTTGCCTCGGCCCTGGGAGAAATGGGGGAAAAGACCGGTGTCAGGGTCTGGCTGGAGAGAGTGCCTTTGAAATACCAGGGGCTTAAGCCCTGGGAAATATGGCTTTCCGAAAGCCAGGAGCGCATGGTCATAGCCGTATCCCCGGAAAATCTGGAGCGGCTGCTGGAGATTTGCCGGGGGCTGAACGTGGAAGCTACCGTGCTGGCGGAATTTACTTCCGACCGGCGGCTGGTGGTTACCTATGAGAATGAAACAATTTGCGATCTGGATATGGAATTTCTCCACCACGGCCTGCCCAAACGGCTCCTCACCGCTCGCTGGCAACAGCCGGCGCTGGCAGACCCGCAAGTGTCAATTCCTGAAAACTGGGATGAGATTTACTGCCAGGTAATGGGCCACCTGAATGTCTGCTCCAAGGAACCCATTGTGCGCATGTACGACCACGGAGTACAGGGCTCCTGTGCCCTGGCGCCCTTTGGTGGGGTGGAGCAGGACGGGCCCAACGACGCGGTGGTCCTTACTCCCCTGCTCGGTTCTCCCGCCGCGGTGGTCATCAGCCACGGTCTAAATCCGGTTTTAAATCTAATAGATCCCTATTACGGTAGCCTGTGGGCGGCGACGGAAGCGGTTTCCAATGCTGTGGCGGTAGGGGCCAACCCGAAAGAGTTGGTATTGATTGACAACTTCATCTGGCCCTTCCCCGATGAGGAGGCGCTGGGTGCCCTGGACCGGGCCGTGGATGCCTGCGTGGATTTTGTGCGGGCCACCGGAATGCCCTTTATTTCCGGAAAGGACAGCCTGTCCAGCACTTACCGCGGGGACGGTGGAGAGGTGATCAAAATTCCACCGGTACTCTGTGTTTCGGTTTTTGGCCGTCTTCCCGATGTCAGGCGCACCGTTTCAGCCGATTTCAAGGGATCCAGCAATTTAATTGTCCTGGTGGGCCAGCGTAATCCTTCCGAAATGGCCGGATCGGTTTATTTTGATTTAGCTGGTTGCCTGGGGAAAAACCTGCCCCGGATCAACCTGGAGGTTGTCACGCGAGTATGGGAAGGCATTCACCGGGCTATCCAGGAAGAAAAGATTCTGGCCTGTCACGATATCAGCGAGGGGGGGCTGGCCACTGCCCTGGCCGAGATGTGCTTTGGCGGCGGGGTGGGAGCCCGGATCACCATCCCTGCCGGTGAACGCCCGGATTATTTCCTGTTTAACGAAACCAGCGGGTGCTTCTTAGTTGAAATGACCCCCACAGAAAAACCCGAAAAAACGTTTGCCGGCTTACCACACCTGGTGCTGGGGCAAACCACAGATGATCCGGCAGTTGTAGTGGAACAGGGGGGGCGCCGGCTTTGCAGTGTTCCCCTGGCCGACCTGAAAAGGTCCTGGCAGGAACCCATGGCCCGGGTCTTCGGCACCCCTGGCGCCGGTCATGGCCAGGAGGTGGGAGTATGA